The nucleotide window AGCGCAGCACCGGGTCGGTGCCCGGCTGCTGCTGGGCACGCTGAACGGCCCGCTGGGCCAAGGAGAGCGCCGCCTGGGCTGCTTTCTCCTCTTCCCGGGCCCTGGAGTGCGTTCCCTCCAGGGCGGCGACGCGCTGGCGCAGCGGATCGGCGAAGGTGGTCGCGGCCCGCATGCGGCCCTTGAGTTCCTCCAGGGCCGTCAGCGTCTCGCGTTCTTCGCTCCGGGAGCGGGTCAGCTCCTCCTCCAGTTCCGCCGCGCTCCCGGTCAGGAATTCGCTGATCGTCTCGGTGCGGCGTTTGAACTGGCTGACGGTCTGGCTCAGGTCGTCTCGGCGGGCGGCCAGCACCCGCATCTCCGCGTCGATGAGTCCGAGCACGAGCTCGACGACCGTCTTGTAGGACTGCGCGGTGTTGGCCTGTCCGCGGACTGCCTCCGTGCCGTCGACCATGTCCTGGGAGAGGTGGTTCAAGGCGTAGAGCTGGGCGAAGGTGAGGCGTGCGCCGTTGCCGAGCAGTGCGATGGCGGTGGGCGGGGCAAACAGCTCGGACAGGCCCAGCAGGTCCAGCAGCACCTCGCCCACGACGCGTCGGCCGCTGTCCGGCTGCGCAGTGGCGTCGAGCAGTTCTTCGACCTTTCCGTCGTAGGGGCTGATCAGTTCGACGGTCCCGGTGTCGGCGACCGTGGAGCGCCGCAGGGCGATGTCCATGCCCTCGATCCGCAGGTGCACCGTGACGGACGTCAGCCGCTCGGAGGGCACCTGCCGCCAGTCCACCGGAAGGCCCAGCGGGTATCTGATGCAGTCGACCAGCGTGGTCTTGCCTGTGTCGATGGGGCCGTAGATACACACCACCGGATGGGCGAAGTCGAGGGTGCGTACCCCTCCGGTGGAGTTGATGACCACCTGCTTGACGAACAGATCCCGCGACATGGGCTTCCTTCCGCAGTTCACCGACACCGGGACAACGGGGAGGCCTGCTGAAGGAATCGAGGACGATGGCCGGATCGCCGGAAGGAGTGAGGGCCGCCGGCTCCGGGTCACCGCATGTTCGCCCCGCCGGTCGGCCGGGCCGCGGCTCGGCCGCGGACGTGCTCTTCCTGCTCACCGCATGCCCGCGCGGTCCATCGCGCGTGCTCCGCCGTGACGGGCAAGGGGATTGCCGTCGGGATGGTCCCGGATCCAGGACAGGCCGCCGATGTCGAGGCGTTGACGGGTGCGGGTGACGGCCACGTAGGCGAGGCGGGCCTCGGCGTCGTCGATGGGGCCGGGCAGAGCGCGGCCTGTGTCGTCTTGTGCCGGACTGTCCTGAGGCGGGCTGAAATCGTCGGCGATCTTGACGCGTGGCCATTCGCGGCCCTTGGCCTTGTGGGCGGTGGAGACGATCACGTCGGCATGCTCTTCGGGGGCGAAGCGGGCCACCGCGGTGAGGACGGCGTCGGTGCCGTGGGTGTCAACGAGATGGACGAACGGCTGCAGGTCGCGGCCGGCCGGGTCGTGAGCGGCGTAGTCCTGCAGTTCTCCCCAGGAGGGGAACAGGATCAGTTCGGGGTGGGTGGTGCGGCGGCCTTCCTTCAGGTCGCGGGCGGCCACGGCCAGGGCACGCAGGCTTTCGCCTCCTCCGGCCAGTCCGACGCGCTGTCCACCGGCCATCAGGTCCATGGCCTGGACCATGGCGCCGGCGTTGGTGCGGCACAGCACGGCGTCGGGCCGAAGGACAGGGCCGAGTTCGGTGGGGACGGCGGTGGTGCCGGTGAGGCGGAGCGGGGCATCGGCGATGGCCAGCCACCGGTTGGCTTCTTCGGCGAGGAGCGGTCCGAAGCGGAAGGACCGGGACA belongs to Streptomyces graminofaciens and includes:
- a CDS encoding AAA family ATPase, which encodes MSRDLFVKQVVINSTGGVRTLDFAHPVVCIYGPIDTGKTTLVDCIRYPLGLPVDWRQVPSERLTSVTVHLRIEGMDIALRRSTVADTGTVELISPYDGKVEELLDATAQPDSGRRVVGEVLLDLLGLSELFAPPTAIALLGNGARLTFAQLYALNHLSQDMVDGTEAVRGQANTAQSYKTVVELVLGLIDAEMRVLAARRDDLSQTVSQFKRRTETISEFLTGSAAELEEELTRSRSEERETLTALEELKGRMRAATTFADPLRQRVAALEGTHSRAREEEKAAQAALSLAQRAVQRAQQQPGTDPVLRCPSCSQPLAGRIVPEGACGLCLCDLDPGAWDEAVQAAEAALGAAQQRAVEASKESGETGEALAQARAELEERTRLETGPLAGQIEQLSAAHAGARTRTGMLERQLDPHRRLLELQRALRAAEEELRGVREDIRTRKNLLSGRQTTLAEIEEQFAHIIGGLSLPGEPGARIDHHSLLPKVRAGKLTKVGHGVRTAINVAYRMTFLSHALVTGATDLPSLLIIDSPRKNVGYGTEDQQLIARLYTHFLDHITGARNGTPHTRPHQVIIVDNDLPSLPAQLRRQMHTIELTRDNPLVP